Proteins found in one Planctomycetes bacterium MalM25 genomic segment:
- the wecB gene encoding UDP-N-acetylglucosamine 2-epimerase — MKHRVAVLMGTRPEAIKLAPVIAALEADERLEPVVVNTGQHRELIDQVISLFGLRVDRDLAVMRPDQSLASLTSRLLTALDEALVALDPKLVLVQGDTTTVLTGALASFYRRAPVGHVEAGLRTGDMASPFPEEGNRRLTTPLAALHFAPTEASQANLLREGIARESVFVTGNTVIDALQMERRRQEDPAVGEALRTTLSELGGPDLFERPMVLVTGHRRENFGEGFAQICTAIETLATRHTDTLFVYPVHLNPNVKGVVHERLGALENVRLLPPQPYSEFVALLAACRVVLTDSGGVQEEAPSLGKPVLVMRDTTERPEGVDAGTVRLVGPVSEAIVSGVSELLTDEAAYRAMAEAVNPYGDGRAAGRIVDACAAYLDRG, encoded by the coding sequence ATGAAACACCGCGTCGCCGTCCTGATGGGCACCCGCCCCGAAGCGATCAAGCTGGCCCCCGTGATCGCCGCGCTCGAGGCGGACGAGCGGCTCGAGCCGGTGGTCGTCAACACGGGCCAGCACCGGGAGCTGATCGATCAAGTGATCTCGCTCTTCGGCCTGAGAGTCGATCGCGATCTGGCGGTGATGCGTCCCGATCAGTCGCTCGCCTCGCTCACTTCGCGGCTGCTGACCGCGTTGGACGAAGCGCTCGTCGCCCTCGACCCGAAGCTCGTCCTCGTGCAGGGCGACACGACCACGGTGCTCACCGGGGCGCTCGCCTCGTTCTACCGCCGGGCGCCGGTCGGCCACGTCGAGGCGGGCCTCCGCACGGGCGACATGGCTTCGCCCTTCCCCGAGGAGGGCAACCGCCGGCTCACCACGCCGCTGGCCGCACTGCACTTCGCCCCGACCGAGGCGTCGCAAGCCAATCTGCTGCGCGAGGGCATCGCCCGGGAGTCGGTGTTCGTGACCGGCAACACGGTGATCGACGCCCTCCAGATGGAGCGCCGCCGGCAGGAGGACCCCGCCGTCGGCGAAGCGTTGCGGACGACGCTCAGCGAGCTGGGGGGTCCCGACCTGTTCGAGCGGCCGATGGTCCTGGTGACCGGGCACCGTCGCGAAAACTTCGGTGAGGGCTTCGCCCAGATCTGCACCGCGATCGAGACGCTCGCCACCCGCCACACGGACACGCTGTTCGTCTACCCGGTCCACCTGAACCCGAACGTGAAGGGCGTGGTCCACGAGCGGCTGGGGGCCTTGGAGAACGTACGTCTCCTGCCGCCCCAGCCGTACAGCGAGTTCGTCGCCCTGCTGGCGGCGTGCCGCGTCGTGCTGACCGACTCGGGCGGCGTGCAGGAGGAGGCTCCCAGCCTCGGCAAGCCGGTGCTCGTCATGCGGGACACGACCGAACGCCCCGAGGGGGTCGATGCCGGCACGGTGCGCCTGGTTGGACCGGTCTCCGAGGCGATCGTGAGCGGCGTCTCCGAGCTGCTCACGGACGAGGCCGCCTACCGCGCCATGGCCGAGGCGGTGAACCCCTACGGCGACGGTCGCGCCGCGGGGCGGATCGTCGATGCTTGCGCCGCGTACCTAGATCGCGGCTAA
- the mip gene encoding Outer membrane protein MIP precursor, with translation MRFALAMLLFAAPALAQDELPEPAAGGEPQLQKKVGYCLGLDLGKRLREDEAPIDLTSIVAGLRDGLSGADPMLSEEEITAVMGQFRQLMQKKAEAKMAQIASENLARGEAFLKENGAKEGIQTTESGLQYRVVEEGDGASPGPSDTVRCHYEGKLINGEIFDSSIQRGEPAEFPVNRVIAGWTEALQKMKTGAKWEVFLPADIAYGPSGAGGAIGPNETLIFQIELIDIVD, from the coding sequence ATGCGATTCGCCCTCGCGATGCTGCTGTTCGCCGCTCCAGCCTTGGCTCAAGACGAACTCCCCGAGCCGGCCGCCGGTGGCGAGCCGCAGTTGCAAAAGAAAGTTGGCTACTGCCTCGGTCTCGATTTGGGCAAACGGCTCCGCGAAGACGAAGCGCCGATCGATTTAACGTCGATCGTTGCGGGCCTCCGCGATGGCTTGAGCGGCGCGGATCCGATGCTCAGCGAAGAAGAAATCACGGCCGTTATGGGCCAGTTCCGACAACTCATGCAAAAGAAAGCGGAGGCGAAGATGGCCCAGATCGCTAGCGAGAACCTGGCCCGAGGCGAGGCGTTCCTCAAGGAGAACGGCGCCAAAGAGGGCATCCAGACGACCGAATCGGGTCTCCAGTACCGCGTTGTTGAAGAGGGGGACGGCGCGTCGCCCGGGCCCTCGGACACCGTCCGCTGCCACTACGAAGGCAAGCTGATCAACGGCGAGATCTTCGACAGCTCGATCCAGCGCGGCGAGCCCGCCGAGTTCCCGGTCAACCGCGTGATCGCGGGTTGGACCGAGGCGCTGCAGAAGATGAAGACCGGCGCCAAGTGGGAAGTCTTCCTCCCGGCCGACATCGCCTACGGCCCGAGTGGAGCGGGTGGCGCCATCGGTCCGAACGAGACGCTGATCTTCCAGATCGAGCTGATCGACATCGTCGATTAA
- a CDS encoding hypothetical protein (YTV) — MVTKTIYVPQQVTEMRTVTSTEYTKETREKTYTVMKRVPQTEEKTRTYTVMVPEQRSKTVEYTVMTQVPETKTVDYTVMVPVTEQVEQTYTVMTQVPEEKTSTYTVHVPSYSEKEVDYTVMVPVQEEKTSTYTVMVPSYSEKEVEYTVMTQVPEEKTSTYTVQVPYTEEVEQTYTVSVPYTETVEATRTVSKCVPVTTTKTVQVSGGHYETQMVEVPCGGGSACGGGCGSDCGGCGDCGGCGECGGCGCGTKTVCKKVWVPTCETKEVPVTTYERVTEEVPYTYNVCKTRTEERSRTVTVTKCNTEERTRTYTVMKCVPETKTKTVKVCTMVPEERTKTYTVTKCVPETRTKTVKVCTMVPEERTKTYTVMKCVPETKTRTVNVTKCVAETRSKEVTTMKCVPETRTKEVTYTECVPQEKTETYTVTTYSCVPEEKTSTYEVCVPVTVTKEVPVTVCKMVAQEVTVPAPSCGGGCGGCGAPAASGCGCN; from the coding sequence ATGGTCACCAAGACCATCTACGTTCCGCAGCAAGTCACGGAGATGCGTACGGTCACCTCGACCGAGTACACCAAGGAGACTCGCGAGAAGACCTACACGGTCATGAAGCGTGTCCCGCAGACCGAAGAGAAGACCCGCACCTACACGGTGATGGTCCCCGAGCAGCGCTCGAAGACCGTCGAGTACACCGTCATGACGCAGGTCCCCGAGACCAAGACGGTCGACTACACCGTCATGGTGCCGGTCACCGAGCAGGTCGAGCAGACCTACACGGTCATGACGCAGGTCCCCGAGGAGAAGACCTCGACCTACACCGTTCACGTCCCCTCCTACTCGGAGAAGGAAGTTGATTACACCGTGATGGTGCCGGTGCAGGAAGAGAAGACCTCGACCTACACGGTCATGGTCCCCTCCTACTCGGAGAAGGAAGTTGAGTACACCGTGATGACTCAGGTTCCCGAGGAGAAGACCTCGACCTATACCGTCCAGGTTCCTTACACCGAGGAAGTCGAGCAGACCTACACGGTCAGCGTCCCGTACACGGAGACCGTCGAGGCGACTCGCACCGTTTCCAAGTGCGTGCCCGTCACGACCACGAAGACCGTTCAGGTCTCCGGCGGTCACTACGAGACCCAGATGGTTGAGGTCCCGTGCGGCGGCGGCTCGGCCTGTGGCGGCGGCTGCGGCTCGGACTGCGGCGGCTGTGGTGACTGCGGCGGTTGCGGCGAGTGCGGCGGCTGCGGCTGTGGCACCAAGACCGTCTGCAAGAAGGTCTGGGTCCCGACCTGCGAGACCAAGGAAGTCCCCGTGACGACCTACGAGCGCGTCACCGAAGAGGTCCCGTACACGTACAACGTGTGCAAGACCCGCACCGAGGAGCGCTCGCGCACCGTCACCGTGACTAAGTGCAACACCGAGGAGCGGACCCGCACTTACACCGTCATGAAGTGCGTGCCCGAGACCAAGACCAAGACGGTCAAGGTTTGCACGATGGTTCCCGAGGAGCGCACCAAGACCTACACGGTCACCAAGTGCGTCCCCGAGACCCGCACGAAGACGGTCAAGGTTTGCACGATGGTTCCCGAGGAGCGCACCAAGACCTACACGGTCATGAAGTGCGTCCCCGAGACCAAGACTCGCACCGTCAACGTGACCAAGTGCGTCGCTGAGACCCGCTCGAAGGAAGTGACCACCATGAAGTGCGTCCCCGAGACGCGCACCAAGGAAGTCACCTACACCGAGTGCGTTCCGCAAGAGAAGACCGAGACCTACACGGTCACGACTTACTCCTGCGTGCCCGAGGAAAAGACCTCGACCTACGAGGTCTGCGTTCCCGTCACGGTCACGAAGGAAGTCCCGGTCACCGTCTGCAAGATGGTCGCTCAGGAAGTGACCGTCCCCGCCCCGAGCTGCGGTGGTGGTTGCGGCGGCTGTGGCGCCCCGGCGGCTTCGGGTTGCGGCTGCAACTGA